A window of Nitrospinota bacterium genomic DNA:
AGCACTATTGAATGGGAATAACAGATGCAACATTCCGATTTTGTCCATCTTCATCTTCACACAAAATATAGTCTTTTGGATGGTGCCATAAGATTGGACCCTCTTTTTAAAAAGGCAGATGAGCTTAAAGTTCCTGCTATTGCTGTCACAGATCATGGCAATATGTTCGGTGCAATCGAGTTTTACAAAAAGGCTAAGAAGAACGGGATAAAACCTATTATTGGTTGCGAGGTATATGTTGCTTCTCAAAGCAGATTTGAGAAATCTCCAAATCACGGAGGAGAAGGTTCAAACCACCTTACCCTTTTAGTAAAAAACCAAAAGGGTTACAAAAATTTAATAAAATTAGTAAGTTCAGGTTTTATAGAAGGATTCTATTATAAACCTAGGATTGATAAAGAGTTGCTTGCAAAGCACTCTGATGGTCTGATAGCCCTGAGCGGGTGTCTGCACGGA
This region includes:
- a CDS encoding PHP domain-containing protein is translated as MQHSDFVHLHLHTKYSLLDGAIRLDPLFKKADELKVPAIAVTDHGNMFGAIEFYKKAKKNGIKPIIGCEVYVASQSRFEKSPNHGGEGSNHLTLLVKNQKGYKNLIKLVSSGFIEGFYYKPRIDKELLAKHSDGLIALSGCLHGEIPQLLAQEREGEAKKVALQHKEIMGDNKFYLEIQDQGIDGQDKI